The sequence below is a genomic window from Candidatus Alcyoniella australis.
CGCGAGCTGCCCTCGATCAGCGTCTCGCGTACGATCATCTCGCCTTACAAGCCCGGACGCATGCCGCCGCTGCCCGATCAACAACAGGTCGTGCGTCGACCGTTCCCGATGCGTACGCTCTACGGTCCGTGCCGCGAGGACATGTTCGAGCGCATGGCGCCCGGGCCGCTGATTTTGATTTATCAAATATGTCCCAAGGGGATGCGCTGCCGACCGCTGAGCGGATCGCCGGGCGCGCTGATCGCTCCGGCCCGTTAACCCGCTATTTGTCGCAGACCTGACGGAACACGCGGGCGAAGTTGCCCCCGGCGATCAAGGCCAGCTGCTCGTCGCTGTAGCCGCGATTTTGCAGGCCGCGCAACAGCTCGGGCCGGCGCGAGACGTCCTCCAGTCCCTTCGCCGCGACGATGTTGCCGTCGAAGTCCGAGCCGATGGCCGCACACTGCACGCCGCCGACCTGCACCACGTGTTCGATGTGGTCCAGCACGTCCTCGAGCGTGGCGCGCCGTCCTTTTACAAGATGGGGCGAATGAAACAGCACGCCGACCACGCCGCCGCGGCCGCAGATCGTGCGGATCTGCTCGTCGCTTAAGTTGCGCGGATGGTCGCACAGCGCGCGGCAGGCGCTGTGGGTGTCGATGATCGGGTCGCTGCTTTGTTCGAGGATGTCCGCGATGGTCTGCGGCGCGGCGTGGGCCGCGTCGATCAGCAGTCCCAGCTCGTTGCAGCGCGCCACCAGCTCGTTGCCAAGGGGCGAGAGCCCATTCCAACGCGGCGGGCTTTGGGTCGCAGAATCGCAAAAATCGTTGTGGTGGTTCCACACCGGGCCGACAATTCGCACCCCGCGTTGCGCGAGTTGTTCCAGCCGCCCCAGGTCGTCCTCAAGGCAGTAAGCGCCCTCGAGACCGAGGAACGCCGCGATCCGGCCCTCACGTAGGGTGTTGTCGAGCTCTACCGCGTTACGCACCAGCCGCAGTCTGCCGTTGCTTGCCGCGCTCTGGGCGTCGAAGATATCGAGTTGGGCCAGGATCACCTTCCACGAAAAGCCGCCGCGGATCGACTGGGTGCTCGACCAGCTCATGAACACCTGGCCGTTGAGTCCGGCGGCCGCCAGGCGTTCGAGGTCGACCTGCAGCCGGGGATTGGCGGCCAGTTCGCCGCCGTTTAGACGCAGCTTATTAAGCGTGTCGCAGTGCAGGTCGACGATTAGCTTGGGCACGGGCGTGGTTGCCAGGTGCGACTCGGCGCTACGCGCCTGCGGGCCATCGGTCGTCCAGAACAGAACGGCCAGCCCGGCGAGCAATACCGGCAAGGCCAGCAGCGCGGTCAACACACTGTCGCGCCTCAGAACGCGTAGCCTTCTGAACTGCCGATGAGCACGAAGATGTAGATCAG
It includes:
- a CDS encoding dipeptidase, translating into MLTALLALPVLLAGLAVLFWTTDGPQARSAESHLATTPVPKLIVDLHCDTLNKLRLNGGELAANPRLQVDLERLAAAGLNGQVFMSWSSTQSIRGGFSWKVILAQLDIFDAQSAASNGRLRLVRNAVELDNTLREGRIAAFLGLEGAYCLEDDLGRLEQLAQRGVRIVGPVWNHHNDFCDSATQSPPRWNGLSPLGNELVARCNELGLLIDAAHAAPQTIADILEQSSDPIIDTHSACRALCDHPRNLSDEQIRTICGRGGVVGVLFHSPHLVKGRRATLEDVLDHIEHVVQVGGVQCAAIGSDFDGNIVAAKGLEDVSRRPELLRGLQNRGYSDEQLALIAGGNFARVFRQVCDK